One genomic segment of bacterium includes these proteins:
- the rpsT gene encoding 30S ribosomal protein S20, translating to MANNKSTEKRILQAERSRQRNKGTKSRMRSAVKDLRSAVAEGDADKAKNLLPQTLRLVDGTAQKGGIHRNAAARTKSRLQKAVAAIDS from the coding sequence ATGGCAAACAACAAGTCCACCGAAAAGCGCATTCTGCAAGCCGAGCGCTCCCGCCAGAGAAACAAGGGCACGAAGAGCCGCATGAGATCCGCGGTCAAAGACCTTCGCAGCGCCGTTGCCGAGGGAGACGCCGACAAGGCCAAGAACCTCTTGCCGCAGACCCTCCGCCTGGTGGACGGTACCGCTCAGAAGGGCGGCATCCACAGAAACGCCGCCGCGCGCACCAAGTCCCGCCTGCAAAAGGCGGTCGCGGCGATCGATTCATAG
- a CDS encoding LptE family protein, producing the protein MTLLKRISTASRTRALTALALVPLFLIGCGYALVGRTSTLPEDVRNIYVEALKNTTRRSQLEQVLARAIADEFVTRRRFEVVRNRSEADGILSGTVNSYYVRPVTFASGGRATEYEIVIGAQMLFTRANGDEVLWQQDRYTFRELYEANVSEADFFSRQDEAIEEVAVKFAQTLVIDLLEGF; encoded by the coding sequence ATGACACTGCTCAAGAGGATCTCGACGGCATCGCGGACCCGGGCGTTGACGGCCCTCGCCCTGGTTCCGCTCTTTCTGATCGGATGCGGATATGCGCTCGTGGGCCGCACCAGCACCCTCCCGGAAGACGTCCGCAACATCTATGTCGAGGCGCTCAAGAACACGACGCGGCGATCACAGCTCGAGCAGGTTCTGGCGCGGGCGATCGCGGACGAGTTCGTGACCCGGCGTCGTTTCGAGGTCGTGCGCAACCGCAGCGAAGCCGACGGCATTTTGAGCGGCACGGTGAACTCCTACTACGTGCGACCGGTCACATTCGCCAGCGGAGGCCGGGCCACGGAGTACGAGATCGTGATCGGGGCCCAGATGCTTTTCACGCGCGCCAACGGTGACGAGGTGCTCTGGCAGCAGGACCGCTACACGTTTCGCGAGCTCTACGAGGCCAATGTCTCGGAAGCCGACTTCTTCAGCCGCCAGGACGAGGCCATCGAAGAGGTCGCGGTCAAGTTCGCGCAGACTCTGGTGATCGACCTGCTCGAAGGGTTCTGA
- a CDS encoding leucine--tRNA ligase, whose protein sequence is MAKYDHKTIEAKWQSRWEKRRVAEIDLSNSQNKYYMLMMFPYPSGDRLHVGHGRNYILGDALYRFLRMRGKRPLNPMGWDSFGLPAENAAIARSVHPRDWTLNNIRVMKEQFKRWGILFDWSKEVASCRPDYYRWNQWLFLRMFEKGLAYKKRAPVNWCPSCQTVLANEQVVEGRCERCRSEVIQKDLEQWFWKITEYAERLLGGLDGLDGWPDRVKTMQRNWIGRSEGAELDFRIPAIDEALTVFTTRPDTIHGATFMVLAPEHPVVERLLGDGKRDREVRSWIERIRNTLRLEREGEGVTKEGRDTGAMALNPATGEEIPIWLANYVLPDYGTGAIMAVPAHDARDLAFARQEGLGVRLVYHPEDEDVDAASMTEPILNRGTIRNAKPFDGLSDSKETVAKFVAWVEEKGFGRARVTYRLRDWLISRQRYWGTPIPIVYCEGCGPVGIPEDQLPVELPYDVEFTGKQGNPLSRSEDFVNTTCPRCDGPARRETDTMDTFVDSAWYYLRYLSARDDTRIFSSEVAEEWMPVDQYIGGIEHAILHLLYARFVCRVLHDFGLVAVEEPFTNLFNQGMITRYSEASGRVEKMSKSRGNTVSPDKLIEDMGADTERVYTLFLGPPEDEVEWNDEAVYGAYRFLNRVIRMQSRLGEAPHNGMADEELERLTHQSVERVTRDLEKFKFNTAIAGLMELMNGLSRAVEEKSASRVVCEGSFDTLLQLLHPMAPHLTEELWEERGHPESLLDVDWPDFDPDKLATETVELVVQVDGKLRDRVAVPADTDEARVRDLVLASDRVARHVEGREIARMIFVPGRLVNFVTRQSA, encoded by the coding sequence ATGGCGAAATACGATCACAAAACCATCGAGGCGAAATGGCAGAGCCGCTGGGAGAAGCGCCGGGTGGCCGAGATCGACCTGTCGAACTCCCAAAACAAGTACTACATGCTGATGATGTTCCCGTATCCCTCGGGAGACCGGCTGCATGTCGGGCACGGTCGCAACTACATACTCGGCGATGCTCTGTACCGCTTTCTTCGGATGCGCGGCAAGCGACCCCTGAATCCGATGGGCTGGGACTCCTTCGGTCTGCCGGCCGAGAACGCCGCGATCGCTCGTTCGGTACATCCACGGGACTGGACGCTCAACAACATCCGAGTGATGAAGGAGCAGTTCAAACGTTGGGGCATCCTCTTCGATTGGTCCAAGGAAGTCGCGTCCTGCAGACCTGACTACTACCGCTGGAACCAGTGGCTGTTCCTGCGTATGTTCGAAAAGGGACTGGCCTACAAGAAGCGAGCGCCGGTCAACTGGTGCCCGAGCTGTCAGACGGTGCTCGCCAACGAGCAGGTGGTGGAAGGTCGCTGCGAGCGCTGCCGCTCGGAGGTGATCCAAAAAGACCTGGAGCAGTGGTTCTGGAAGATCACCGAGTACGCGGAGCGGCTCCTCGGCGGTTTGGACGGATTGGACGGTTGGCCCGATCGGGTCAAGACGATGCAGCGCAATTGGATCGGCCGCTCCGAGGGCGCCGAGCTCGATTTTCGGATCCCGGCCATCGACGAGGCGCTGACCGTGTTCACCACCCGGCCGGACACCATTCACGGGGCGACCTTCATGGTGCTGGCGCCGGAGCATCCGGTGGTCGAGAGACTCCTCGGCGACGGGAAACGCGATCGAGAAGTCAGGTCGTGGATCGAGCGCATCCGCAACACCCTCAGATTGGAGCGAGAGGGCGAAGGCGTGACCAAAGAAGGGCGCGACACGGGAGCCATGGCGCTCAATCCCGCGACCGGCGAAGAGATTCCCATCTGGCTGGCCAACTACGTTCTCCCGGACTACGGCACCGGTGCGATCATGGCCGTACCCGCCCATGACGCTCGCGACCTCGCCTTTGCCCGCCAGGAAGGACTCGGGGTCCGCCTCGTCTACCATCCGGAGGACGAAGACGTCGACGCCGCGTCAATGACCGAGCCGATTCTCAATCGCGGCACAATTCGGAATGCCAAGCCCTTCGACGGCCTGAGCGACAGCAAGGAGACCGTCGCCAAGTTCGTCGCCTGGGTCGAGGAGAAGGGCTTCGGCCGGGCCCGGGTGACCTACCGCCTTCGGGACTGGCTGATTTCCCGGCAGCGCTACTGGGGCACGCCGATCCCGATCGTCTATTGCGAAGGCTGTGGACCCGTGGGCATTCCCGAGGACCAGCTTCCGGTCGAGTTGCCCTATGACGTCGAGTTCACCGGCAAGCAGGGCAATCCGCTGTCGCGATCGGAGGACTTCGTGAACACGACCTGCCCCCGGTGCGACGGTCCGGCGCGCAGGGAAACCGACACGATGGACACCTTCGTCGACAGCGCCTGGTACTACCTGCGCTATCTCTCGGCAAGAGACGATACGAGGATCTTCAGCTCCGAGGTTGCCGAGGAGTGGATGCCGGTCGATCAGTACATCGGCGGTATCGAGCATGCGATCCTGCATCTGCTGTACGCGCGCTTCGTGTGCCGGGTCTTGCACGACTTCGGTCTCGTAGCGGTGGAGGAGCCGTTCACGAATCTTTTCAACCAGGGGATGATCACGCGCTACTCCGAAGCCAGCGGCCGGGTGGAGAAGATGTCCAAGTCCCGCGGCAATACGGTGTCCCCGGACAAGCTCATCGAGGACATGGGCGCGGACACCGAACGTGTCTATACCCTGTTCCTGGGGCCTCCGGAAGACGAAGTCGAGTGGAACGACGAGGCTGTCTACGGCGCCTATCGTTTCCTGAACCGCGTGATCCGGATGCAGAGCCGGCTCGGAGAGGCACCGCACAACGGCATGGCGGATGAGGAGCTGGAGCGTCTGACTCACCAGAGCGTCGAGCGCGTCACCCGCGATCTCGAGAAGTTCAAGTTCAACACGGCCATCGCCGGGCTCATGGAGCTCATGAACGGCCTGTCGCGAGCGGTCGAGGAGAAGTCGGCCTCGCGCGTCGTCTGCGAGGGCAGCTTCGACACCCTGCTTCAGCTGCTGCACCCGATGGCGCCCCATCTCACGGAGGAGCTCTGGGAGGAGAGAGGACATCCCGAATCGCTCTTGGATGTCGACTGGCCGGACTTCGATCCGGACAAGCTCGCCACCGAGACCGTCGAGTTGGTGGTTCAGGTAGACGGCAAGCTCCGGGACCGGGTTGCGGTCCCCGCAGACACGGATGAGGCGCGGGTGAGGGATTTGGTGCTGGCAAGCGATAGAGTGGCCCGACACGTCGAAGGCCGGGAGATCGCTCGCATGATCTTCGTTCCCGGTCGACTGGTCAACTTCGTCACGAGGCAAAGCGCATGA
- the ybgF gene encoding tol-pal system protein YbgF gives MALIRRPAIALLALTPLVGGCVSTSDIEAIQAQLSDIQRQVLVLQQQSSSKEEVATLRGEVATQTEALLKSEAEMLVGLEQLSTQIEQLQANLGDSNYRLAQLSQQITATNQELQAVRSALGGSLRRPAAPTIEPPENPRDLYDSSYSDYLGGKYDLAISGFRRYLDAFPETDLADNANYWIAESLFSQRKYSQAVNEFDQILKSYPRSDKIPSVLLKKGYAYLEVGQREQGLVQLRNVVRQYPQSDEANLARQRLRSLGVDPG, from the coding sequence ATGGCTCTCATCCGCCGCCCAGCGATAGCGCTTCTGGCTCTTACACCGCTAGTAGGTGGTTGCGTTTCGACCAGCGACATCGAAGCGATTCAGGCGCAGCTTTCCGACATCCAGCGCCAGGTCCTGGTCCTGCAACAGCAGAGCTCGAGCAAGGAAGAAGTCGCCACGTTGCGCGGTGAGGTCGCAACCCAGACCGAGGCCTTGCTCAAGTCCGAGGCCGAGATGCTGGTCGGCCTGGAACAGCTCTCGACCCAGATCGAGCAGCTCCAGGCGAACCTCGGTGACAGCAATTACCGGCTCGCTCAACTATCGCAGCAAATCACCGCTACCAATCAGGAACTGCAGGCCGTGCGGAGCGCTCTCGGCGGATCGCTCCGACGGCCGGCCGCTCCCACGATCGAGCCGCCCGAGAATCCACGTGACCTCTACGACTCCTCCTACTCCGACTATCTGGGCGGCAAGTACGATCTCGCGATCTCCGGCTTCCGACGCTACTTGGATGCTTTCCCGGAGACCGACCTGGCCGACAACGCGAACTACTGGATCGCCGAGTCGCTCTTTTCTCAGCGCAAGTACTCCCAGGCGGTCAACGAGTTCGACCAGATTCTCAAGAGCTATCCCCGCAGCGACAAGATCCCCAGCGTGCTGCTCAAGAAGGGTTACGCCTATCTCGAGGTCGGCCAGCGGGAACAGGGTCTGGTCCAGCTCCGCAACGTGGTCCGGCAGTACCCGCAGTCCGACGAGGCCAACCTGGCCCGGCAGCGCCTGCGCTCTCTGGGTGTTGACCCCGGCTAG